Proteins encoded in a region of the Streptomyces violaceoruber genome:
- a CDS encoding helix-turn-helix transcriptional regulator: METGEEFGPWLARQLKLAGKTQAELAKELGLTRAAVSAWIAGRSTPRPTVMTEIANSLGTDVGTVHTRTTDTQAGLPLTWYHRPGYSDGGRDLGNAAAFAFDADVQVLARETCQNSLDERLTENGRPVRVRYTLHELTGEHLDAFREAILWNDLFPHYSAVSEVAGNQKVGRVVDAGVRDMYERDRLVLLRVDDYNASGLTGDDYADGKFAAVVRRQLESLKSGPAAGGSYGLGKATLWATSALGLVLINSTLSVPHEGRTERRVIGRLELPWREVNGLPWAGPAWFGRPDPDSKGADVARSWWADEETVARLHLSRENDEPGTSFLIVGAHDVASLEGESSDQDGGPRDEEGPEDTRGIERMHRRLVEALGRDFWAAMVGGGGRLPLLEASVRALRNGKEVVAATKVDPSVEQPSRTRALRAHYEGTTVDRLTESGQVVSRNVPLKLPLAGGARGTTLGTHQAVLLVTEAAGDRDTPVNQVHSLRGNRMTVRKATVPNLPLGTNPFQAVVLVGEAAGTSAPFAKDAEEFLRAAEPPEHDRWGQTEELTLRWSPSAYRRIQNLTTEVNSAVRDLVARPKRGRGEGGEALRKALTVKSRPKAKVPSGPVVPVLDALDASIGDQGEWLITAEVKIPRGDEIVPMVPVAQLDVRSGGRPRLDWAELVAVEGCEVEDGTLRFPPGTRRAKFRGATDASSHPVRTALTRLVVELRAGKEA, encoded by the coding sequence GTGGAAACAGGTGAGGAGTTCGGGCCGTGGCTGGCCCGGCAGCTCAAGCTGGCGGGGAAGACACAGGCCGAACTGGCCAAGGAACTCGGGTTGACCCGAGCCGCCGTCTCCGCCTGGATCGCCGGGCGGTCGACCCCTCGCCCGACCGTCATGACGGAGATCGCCAACTCGCTCGGTACGGACGTCGGCACGGTGCACACCCGCACCACCGACACCCAAGCCGGCCTCCCGCTCACCTGGTACCACCGTCCCGGTTATTCCGACGGTGGTCGTGACCTGGGTAACGCCGCCGCGTTCGCTTTCGACGCCGACGTGCAGGTCCTCGCGCGCGAGACGTGCCAGAACAGCCTCGACGAGCGCCTGACGGAGAACGGCCGCCCGGTCCGAGTCCGCTACACCCTGCACGAGCTGACCGGGGAACACCTGGACGCATTCCGCGAGGCGATCCTTTGGAACGACCTCTTTCCTCACTACTCCGCCGTTTCGGAGGTCGCCGGAAACCAGAAGGTCGGACGGGTCGTCGATGCCGGTGTGCGCGACATGTACGAGAGGGACCGTCTGGTCCTGCTCCGGGTCGACGACTACAACGCCTCCGGGCTCACCGGCGACGACTACGCGGACGGCAAGTTCGCCGCAGTCGTCCGGCGTCAACTCGAGAGCCTGAAATCCGGTCCCGCCGCAGGTGGTTCGTACGGCCTGGGCAAGGCCACGCTGTGGGCCACCAGCGCTCTCGGCCTCGTACTCATCAACTCCACCCTGTCCGTGCCGCACGAGGGGCGTACCGAACGACGGGTGATCGGCCGTCTCGAACTGCCCTGGCGGGAGGTCAACGGGCTTCCCTGGGCGGGACCCGCCTGGTTCGGGCGCCCCGACCCCGACTCGAAGGGTGCCGACGTCGCACGTTCCTGGTGGGCGGACGAGGAGACCGTGGCTCGCCTCCATTTGAGCCGAGAGAACGACGAACCCGGTACCTCCTTCCTCATCGTGGGCGCGCACGACGTGGCCAGCCTCGAAGGGGAGTCCTCGGACCAGGACGGCGGGCCACGCGACGAAGAGGGCCCGGAGGACACGCGCGGCATCGAGAGGATGCACCGCCGCCTCGTCGAGGCGCTGGGCCGTGACTTCTGGGCGGCCATGGTCGGTGGAGGCGGTCGACTCCCGTTGCTGGAGGCATCGGTTCGCGCTCTGCGCAATGGCAAGGAGGTCGTGGCCGCAACGAAGGTGGACCCATCCGTCGAGCAGCCCTCCCGAACCCGCGCCCTGCGGGCCCACTACGAGGGCACCACTGTGGACCGACTCACCGAGTCGGGTCAGGTGGTCTCCAGAAACGTTCCGCTGAAGCTGCCATTGGCCGGCGGTGCCAGAGGGACGACGCTCGGCACTCACCAAGCGGTCCTGCTGGTCACCGAGGCCGCGGGCGACCGGGACACCCCCGTCAACCAGGTGCACTCGCTGCGGGGCAACCGCATGACGGTCAGGAAGGCCACGGTCCCCAACCTGCCGCTCGGAACCAACCCCTTCCAGGCCGTCGTCCTGGTCGGCGAGGCCGCTGGTACATCGGCACCCTTCGCGAAGGATGCCGAGGAGTTCCTGCGTGCGGCGGAACCGCCCGAGCACGACCGCTGGGGGCAGACGGAGGAGCTGACCCTGCGCTGGTCCCCCTCCGCGTACCGGCGGATCCAGAACCTGACCACCGAGGTCAACAGTGCCGTCAGGGACCTCGTTGCCCGTCCGAAGCGCGGGAGAGGAGAAGGCGGGGAGGCGCTGCGCAAGGCGCTGACCGTCAAGAGCCGCCCCAAGGCCAAGGTGCCCTCCGGTCCGGTGGTGCCGGTGCTGGACGCTCTCGACGCGTCGATCGGCGACCAGGGGGAGTGGCTGATCACGGCCGAGGTGAAGATCCCGCGCGGTGACGAGATCGTCCCGATGGTGCCGGTCGCCCAGTTGGACGTCCGCTCCGGAGGGCGACCGCGCCTCGACTGGGCGGAACTCGTCGCCGTGGAGGGGTGCGAGGTGGAGGACGGGACCCTGCGCTTTCCGCCCGGGACGCGCCGCGCGAAGTTCCGTGGGGCCACCGATGCCTCCAGCCACCCGGTGAGGACCGCGCTCACCCGCCTCGTCGTCGAACTGCGTGCCGGCAAGGAGGCGTGA
- a CDS encoding DUF6339 family protein: MITQPHHVPERLALLSGSAADPFLTEGLLMGEQVHSGIDLAKVVEPLPEDDARWSVEPIRSLVDDVMFAFEKERTGADAWLAPRLHATLRLTRQEAADKRLWNHLALAVAPDYVVWRHFSERTGRVAAERFQGPSDRQCFSRLWWAAEIFRNGLDYGPVEVACGNQDLIHTVLRLGLLDHRPTAQAVVRLLKDGTITTGREVNGLSVAINAAGATLIYDVLAPDEPRDPARLRDWIEEAQTAPPVSRHVLPEGPDEDPVPEDSVAALTDYFTELFETAPVRGRKSED; the protein is encoded by the coding sequence GTGATCACCCAGCCCCACCACGTACCGGAGCGTCTTGCGCTGCTTTCCGGCTCGGCCGCGGACCCCTTCCTCACCGAGGGCCTGCTCATGGGGGAACAGGTTCACAGTGGCATCGACCTGGCCAAGGTCGTCGAGCCTCTTCCCGAGGACGACGCCAGGTGGTCGGTCGAGCCGATCCGCAGCCTGGTGGACGACGTCATGTTCGCCTTCGAAAAGGAGCGCACCGGGGCCGACGCCTGGCTCGCGCCACGGCTCCACGCGACGCTGCGTCTGACACGGCAGGAAGCGGCGGACAAGCGGCTGTGGAACCACTTGGCGCTAGCTGTCGCCCCTGACTATGTCGTGTGGCGGCACTTCTCCGAGCGGACGGGGCGCGTCGCGGCGGAGCGCTTCCAGGGCCCCTCAGACCGGCAGTGCTTCTCGCGGCTGTGGTGGGCAGCCGAAATCTTCCGCAACGGGCTGGACTACGGGCCGGTCGAGGTCGCTTGTGGCAACCAGGACCTCATTCACACCGTCCTCCGGTTGGGCTTGCTCGACCACCGCCCCACGGCCCAGGCCGTCGTCCGTCTCCTGAAGGACGGAACGATCACCACTGGACGTGAGGTCAACGGCCTCAGCGTCGCCATCAACGCGGCCGGAGCGACCTTGATCTACGACGTCCTTGCGCCGGACGAGCCCCGGGACCCCGCCCGTCTGCGGGACTGGATCGAGGAAGCGCAGACAGCTCCACCGGTTTCGCGACACGTCCTTCCGGAGGGGCCCGACGAGGATCCGGTTCCGGAGGACTCCGTGGCAGCGCTCACCGACTACTTCACCGAGCTGTTCGAGACCGCCCCGGTCAGGGGCCGGAAGAGCGAGGACTGA
- a CDS encoding DNA cytosine methyltransferase codes for MTSTSPHQSILDKPFVLDLFAGPGGLDVAGHRLGIPSLGIEWDKSACLTRYAAGLDTLHADVGAVRRESFESLPPEINVLAGGPPCQTYSVAGKGAGREALDEVKEFIARLMAGEPDEEIDKDLENLSDPRTALVLEPLRYAIQATRSPNRGHRPYDVIVLEQVPAVRALWNRYAEVLQEIGLPDGTKYKVVVDVLRTETYGVPQTRSRAVLIARREGLGEPFLPDATHRAYEARAWNRRNLGAAAPTIQPTLYDPEVPEPGEGPTENDSLEHWTSMGDALAEPVGTHPGRRTPFLIRSNYGSSGIPGRRGVRTDRQPATTVTGRISRFVVFEPVGDHHQHVVCEGPRFSMNEAGMLQSFPPDYPWSGKAQAQQVGNAVPPLFGAHLLSAALGLPAPTPATMRKPWVPATEERRAKLRSHGCGTADDCTARCPRPE; via the coding sequence ATGACCAGCACGTCACCTCACCAGTCCATCCTCGACAAGCCCTTTGTCCTGGACCTCTTCGCAGGGCCAGGTGGGTTGGACGTCGCTGGTCACCGGCTGGGTATCCCGAGTCTCGGGATCGAGTGGGACAAGAGCGCCTGTCTGACGCGCTACGCGGCTGGCCTGGACACCCTCCACGCGGACGTGGGCGCGGTCCGCAGGGAGTCTTTCGAATCCCTCCCGCCGGAGATCAACGTGCTCGCCGGCGGGCCTCCTTGCCAGACTTACTCGGTGGCCGGCAAGGGCGCGGGACGGGAGGCGCTGGACGAGGTCAAGGAGTTCATCGCGCGACTCATGGCGGGCGAGCCCGACGAGGAGATCGACAAGGATCTGGAGAACCTCAGCGACCCGCGCACCGCCTTGGTGCTCGAACCCCTCCGGTACGCGATCCAGGCGACCAGGAGCCCGAACCGGGGACACCGGCCGTACGACGTCATCGTCCTGGAGCAGGTCCCCGCCGTGCGGGCGCTCTGGAACCGTTACGCCGAGGTGCTGCAGGAGATCGGCCTCCCTGACGGCACGAAGTACAAGGTCGTCGTCGACGTCCTGCGCACCGAGACCTACGGCGTGCCGCAGACCCGGTCCCGTGCCGTGCTCATCGCCCGTCGTGAGGGACTCGGTGAGCCTTTCCTTCCCGACGCCACCCACCGCGCCTACGAGGCACGGGCATGGAATCGCAGGAATCTCGGCGCCGCGGCGCCGACGATTCAGCCGACCCTCTACGACCCGGAGGTCCCCGAACCGGGAGAGGGCCCTACGGAGAACGACAGCCTGGAGCACTGGACGTCGATGGGCGACGCCCTCGCCGAGCCGGTCGGCACGCACCCGGGGCGCAGGACGCCCTTCTTGATCCGGTCGAACTACGGCAGTTCCGGCATCCCGGGACGACGCGGAGTACGGACCGACCGACAGCCCGCCACCACGGTCACCGGTCGCATCTCGCGCTTCGTTGTCTTCGAACCCGTCGGCGACCACCACCAACACGTCGTGTGTGAGGGCCCGAGGTTCAGCATGAACGAGGCGGGGATGCTGCAGAGCTTCCCACCGGACTACCCGTGGTCCGGCAAGGCCCAGGCCCAGCAGGTGGGCAACGCCGTACCGCCGCTCTTCGGGGCGCACCTCCTGAGCGCCGCGCTCGGCCTTCCCGCGCCGACTCCGGCGACGATGCGGAAGCCGTGGGTGCCGGCCACCGAGGAGCGGCGGGCCAAGCTGCGGAGCCACGGCTGCGGAACGGCGGACGACTGCACCGCCCGTTGCCCGCGTCCCGAGTAG
- a CDS encoding DNA cytosine methyltransferase: protein MGELTFVDVCSGAGGLALGLEQAGFEPRLLLDDDDDAVTTLRANRPQWNVIRTDLLDFDPAEHPESYDVDLLSAGLPRVKSSATVGRPESGSEERLLEATVLLAHAVRPRAVIIENVPDLAHSDRYQRFRDFARAELAHLGYEFSWFVVNAVDFGVPQNRKQGLLVAVERRWAGSFQPPARTASEPWTVGAALTQSMAARGWPDAARWAAQADQPAPTLVGGSKNRGGADLGPTGAKRKWATMGVNAHTVGNEVPGPDFVWDPQLGRDHMVKITVEQAALLQGFPGSWEVTGLKTARYRQIGHATPPPVGRALGRAVAEALHAEPATPAAG, encoded by the coding sequence GTGGGGGAACTGACCTTCGTGGACGTGTGCTCCGGGGCCGGCGGGCTCGCTCTCGGCCTGGAGCAAGCCGGGTTCGAGCCTCGTCTGCTCCTGGACGACGACGATGACGCCGTCACGACGCTGCGGGCCAACAGGCCACAGTGGAACGTAATCCGTACCGACCTGCTCGACTTCGACCCGGCCGAGCACCCCGAGAGCTACGACGTGGACCTCCTCTCGGCCGGCCTGCCGCGGGTGAAGTCGAGTGCGACTGTCGGGCGGCCCGAATCGGGTTCGGAGGAGCGCCTGTTGGAGGCCACGGTCCTCCTGGCCCACGCCGTGAGGCCACGAGCGGTGATCATCGAGAACGTTCCCGACCTCGCCCACTCGGACAGGTACCAACGCTTCCGTGACTTCGCGCGTGCCGAACTGGCCCACCTGGGCTACGAATTCAGTTGGTTCGTCGTGAACGCCGTCGACTTCGGGGTGCCGCAGAACCGCAAACAGGGTCTCCTCGTGGCCGTCGAACGGCGTTGGGCCGGGAGCTTTCAGCCACCGGCACGTACGGCGTCGGAGCCGTGGACGGTAGGCGCCGCCCTGACGCAGTCGATGGCAGCACGCGGTTGGCCGGACGCCGCCCGGTGGGCCGCACAGGCCGACCAGCCGGCTCCGACGCTGGTTGGAGGCTCGAAGAACCGAGGTGGCGCCGACCTCGGGCCGACCGGAGCCAAACGGAAGTGGGCGACCATGGGCGTCAACGCCCACACGGTTGGCAACGAGGTCCCCGGCCCCGACTTCGTGTGGGACCCACAGCTCGGCAGGGACCACATGGTGAAAATCACAGTGGAGCAGGCGGCACTCCTCCAGGGGTTCCCCGGGTCGTGGGAGGTCACGGGCCTGAAGACCGCCCGCTACCGCCAAATCGGACACGCGACGCCGCCGCCCGTCGGCCGGGCGCTGGGGCGGGCTGTCGCCGAAGCTCTGCACGCGGAGCCGGCGACCCCCGCTGCCGGCTAG
- a CDS encoding very short patch repair endonuclease encodes MPQPVPSSASVSARMSRQGSRDTAPEIAVRRLLHASGLRYRVNVPVPGMARRTIDIVFPRTKVAIFLDGCFWHGCPQHATQPKSNAEWWRAKLDKNMSRDTETTGHLQDQGWTVLRFWEHESPEEVAAQVRAALDRRLADQAGR; translated from the coding sequence GTGCCCCAGCCGGTCCCCTCCTCCGCCTCCGTGTCCGCGCGCATGAGCCGTCAGGGTTCCCGCGACACGGCCCCGGAGATCGCGGTGCGGCGGCTGCTCCACGCCTCGGGCCTTCGCTACCGCGTGAACGTGCCGGTACCGGGCATGGCCCGCCGCACGATCGACATCGTCTTCCCCAGGACCAAGGTCGCGATCTTCCTCGACGGCTGCTTCTGGCACGGCTGCCCGCAGCACGCCACGCAGCCGAAGTCGAACGCCGAGTGGTGGCGGGCCAAGCTCGACAAGAACATGTCCCGCGACACCGAGACGACCGGGCACTTGCAGGACCAAGGGTGGACGGTTCTCCGGTTCTGGGAGCACGAGAGTCCGGAAGAGGTGGCCGCCCAGGTGCGGGCGGCCTTGGACCGGCGCCTGGCGGACCAGGCGGGAAGGTGA
- the arr gene encoding NAD(+)--rifampin ADP-ribosyltransferase: protein MDEVLDEGPFFHGTKADLRVGDHLTAGFPSNYRPEILMNHIYFTALRDGAGLAAELAAGDGEPRVYAVEPTGEFENDPNVTDKKFPGNPTRSYRSTEPLRVVGEVVDWTRQTPEALQAWRERLDAMRLEGRAEIIN from the coding sequence ATGGACGAGGTGTTGGACGAGGGGCCGTTCTTCCACGGTACGAAGGCCGACCTGCGGGTCGGGGACCACCTCACCGCCGGTTTCCCTTCGAACTACCGGCCCGAGATCCTGATGAACCACATCTACTTCACCGCGTTGCGCGACGGCGCGGGGCTCGCCGCCGAGCTTGCCGCCGGAGACGGGGAGCCGCGGGTGTACGCCGTCGAACCGACCGGGGAGTTCGAGAACGACCCGAACGTGACCGACAAGAAGTTCCCCGGCAATCCCACCCGCTCCTATCGGAGCACCGAGCCGCTCCGGGTCGTCGGCGAAGTCGTCGACTGGACGCGGCAGACGCCCGAAGCCCTCCAGGCGTGGCGGGAGCGGCTGGATGCGATGCGTCTGGAGGGGCGCGCCGAGATCATCAACTGA
- a CDS encoding PadR family transcriptional regulator, with amino-acid sequence MEPGDPTKQARAAAQLRKGVLEYCVLALMRDRPRYGVELLHALEESGALATSQGTVYPLLSRLRREDLVTTTWQESASGPPRRYYALTATGRAALDEFTHVWPGFRDAVDAFLATTPHPSAGDLA; translated from the coding sequence ATGGAACCCGGTGATCCGACCAAGCAGGCCCGCGCAGCCGCCCAGCTGCGCAAGGGCGTGCTGGAGTACTGCGTGCTCGCCCTGATGCGGGACCGTCCCCGTTACGGCGTGGAGCTCCTGCACGCGCTGGAGGAGTCCGGGGCCCTGGCCACCAGTCAGGGCACCGTCTACCCGCTGCTCTCCCGGCTCCGCCGCGAGGACCTGGTCACCACCACCTGGCAGGAGTCCGCCTCCGGCCCGCCCCGCCGCTACTACGCGCTCACCGCCACCGGCCGGGCCGCGCTGGACGAGTTCACCCACGTCTGGCCCGGCTTCCGCGACGCCGTCGACGCGTTCCTGGCCACCACCCCGCACCCCTCCGCCGGAGACCTCGCATGA
- a CDS encoding HAAS signaling domain-containing protein, with translation MKTPTAPTTPADPVRDYLAAVEREASALPADRRQELLADLAEHIDVTRAERPDVATGEILAGLGDPRTIAATALAEAGSGGAGAAVAGGAGVSVRRGRVHPLVPLLMLSVPYLFTTLLPDVPGLALCSGLIRIAGGVLLCTSVHWTPVRKIVGVVLSVVAPAVAGIVWRETTVAPAGDTPALVANLVVLAVVAGTSAWLWRSRRG, from the coding sequence ATGAAGACCCCCACGGCCCCCACGACCCCCGCCGACCCGGTGCGCGACTACCTCGCCGCCGTCGAGCGCGAGGCCTCCGCACTCCCCGCCGACCGGCGCCAGGAGCTCCTCGCCGACCTCGCCGAGCACATCGACGTGACGCGCGCCGAACGCCCGGACGTCGCGACGGGCGAGATCCTGGCCGGGCTGGGGGACCCCCGTACGATCGCGGCGACGGCGCTGGCCGAGGCGGGCAGTGGTGGTGCCGGGGCAGCGGTAGCCGGTGGCGCGGGCGTGTCCGTGCGGCGGGGCAGGGTGCATCCGCTGGTGCCGTTGCTGATGCTGTCCGTGCCGTACCTCTTCACGACTCTCCTCCCCGACGTTCCCGGTCTGGCGCTGTGCAGCGGCCTGATCCGCATCGCCGGTGGAGTGCTGCTGTGCACCTCGGTGCACTGGACGCCGGTCCGGAAGATCGTCGGCGTGGTGCTGAGCGTCGTCGCGCCGGCCGTCGCCGGGATCGTCTGGCGGGAGACCACCGTCGCCCCGGCGGGCGACACCCCGGCCCTCGTGGCCAACCTGGTGGTGCTCGCCGTCGTGGCCGGCACGTCGGCGTGGCTCTGGCGCAGCCGTCGCGGTTGA
- a CDS encoding SRPBCC family protein — translation MSTDQTPTAAGSGFSYTLTRTLDAPAARVWQAWTTPDQYAQWAYAVPGSVEMDVRPGGTWKATMRTPDGTEFPLTGSYIEVAEHRALTIGMDVPGRPDPATMTVELAEEGPRNTVITLRQTCDTAEERDGAEQGSGMLLDGLTGFLAGGKQG, via the coding sequence ATGAGCACCGACCAGACGCCCACCGCGGCGGGCAGCGGCTTCTCCTACACCCTCACCCGCACCCTGGACGCCCCCGCGGCCCGGGTCTGGCAGGCGTGGACCACCCCCGACCAGTACGCCCAGTGGGCCTACGCCGTCCCCGGCTCCGTGGAGATGGACGTCCGCCCCGGCGGCACCTGGAAGGCCACGATGCGCACGCCGGACGGCACGGAGTTCCCCCTGACCGGCTCCTACATCGAGGTCGCCGAGCACCGCGCCCTGACCATCGGCATGGACGTCCCGGGCCGCCCGGACCCGGCGACGATGACCGTGGAACTCGCGGAGGAGGGCCCCCGCAACACCGTGATCACCCTGCGCCAGACCTGCGACACGGCGGAGGAGCGGGACGGCGCGGAGCAGGGCAGCGGGATGCTGCTGGACGGTCTGACGGGGTTTTTGGCAGGTGGAAAGCAGGGCTGA
- a CDS encoding SEC-C domain-containing protein, which translates to MRPDTPAENVDHAAEAARLERTAGLYPEDAEALLLRAAAHLELSGDRPAATKLYDRLLSSETSVPLDNPSLVRALKASNLWEYDHEAEARAIIDGVRAASPRDPAPWVIAAEALESHDELEAAHETFTEGARLLLTDVPEPPYSTHPLLYGRHRVRRMLGLAHDAWDTLADTLHSMPVSLDELHDPKRVWSLGSDNPADLEAEILRLRAELGAYREALSRPFPVAMLHWPAAELTELIEAYPALASEYPSYEEHLASIEAALRELASSGTPNLGVVPGTVPSYEAFAASEGASPADPVLLPQYATTLAARGLAVAWPPQRGADCWCGSGRAYGECHGR; encoded by the coding sequence ATGCGCCCCGACACGCCCGCCGAAAACGTCGACCACGCCGCCGAGGCGGCCCGCCTGGAACGCACCGCCGGCCTCTACCCCGAGGACGCCGAGGCCCTGCTCCTGCGCGCCGCCGCCCACCTGGAACTGTCCGGCGACCGCCCCGCCGCGACGAAGCTCTACGACCGCCTGCTGTCCTCCGAGACGTCCGTCCCGCTGGACAACCCGTCCCTGGTCCGCGCCCTGAAGGCGTCGAACCTCTGGGAGTACGACCACGAGGCGGAGGCCCGGGCGATCATCGACGGCGTGCGGGCGGCGTCGCCGCGCGACCCGGCCCCCTGGGTGATCGCGGCCGAGGCCCTGGAGTCCCACGACGAGCTGGAGGCGGCGCACGAGACGTTCACGGAGGGCGCCCGCCTGCTCCTCACCGACGTACCGGAGCCCCCGTACTCCACCCACCCTCTCCTCTACGGCCGCCACCGCGTCCGCCGCATGCTGGGCCTGGCCCACGACGCGTGGGACACCCTGGCCGACACCCTGCACTCGATGCCGGTCTCGCTGGACGAGCTGCACGACCCGAAGCGCGTCTGGTCCCTGGGCTCGGACAATCCGGCGGACCTGGAGGCGGAGATCCTCCGCCTGCGCGCCGAGCTGGGCGCCTACCGCGAGGCCTTGTCCCGCCCCTTCCCGGTGGCCATGCTGCACTGGCCGGCCGCCGAGCTGACGGAACTGATCGAGGCGTATCCGGCCCTCGCCTCCGAGTACCCGTCCTACGAGGAGCACCTGGCGTCGATAGAGGCGGCCCTGCGCGAACTGGCCTCCTCCGGCACCCCGAACCTGGGCGTGGTCCCGGGCACGGTCCCCTCCTACGAGGCCTTCGCGGCGTCGGAGGGCGCGTCCCCGGCCGACCCGGTCCTGCTCCCGCAGTACGCGACGACACTGGCGGCCCGGGGACTCGCGGTGGCGTGGCCGCCGCAGCGCGGGGCGGATTGCTGGTGCGGGTCGGGGCGGGCGTACGGGGAGTGTCACGGCCGGTAG
- a CDS encoding MFS transporter, with product MTETGTDSPTTPTAPPTGTPATTAAAAPPPDRALPPPHPGRTLALTSAATAVALMAFTAPMVTLPETAADLHTSLSAQAWLLNGTPLGLAALLLVAGSLADDYGRRRLFVSGTLALGVTTVLGAFASTTWLFTLARVAQGAASAALLASSLGLLVHAFPTPAGRLRATGVWGAFVSGGIAVGPVLVGAIPDWRVAHGVLGAAALVVAGLGARALSESRSPREGRPDFAGALTFGPALVALVAALTLGRDGWLRAPVGLLLAAAVLLGALFVVLERRAATPMIDLSLLRRPLFLASSAGGLFTGLSVIGLFSFLPTVLQRALGLSPLDTALLSLLWAGLAFAVALQVRRIAHRVSPRHQLVVGFALHAVGVLTMLGAVGAGSWARLLPGLVVAGVGSGLLNAALPLLAVESVPAARAAMGSGAQQTFRYIGSCAGVALTIAIATSAGSPGAGTDVALWVSAGLAVAAGVLVATLRERH from the coding sequence ATGACCGAGACCGGCACGGACTCCCCGACGACCCCGACCGCCCCGCCCACCGGGACCCCGGCGACCACGGCCGCCGCCGCTCCCCCGCCGGACCGGGCCTTGCCGCCCCCGCACCCGGGCCGCACCCTCGCGCTGACCAGCGCCGCGACCGCCGTGGCCCTGATGGCGTTCACCGCGCCGATGGTCACGCTCCCCGAGACGGCCGCCGACCTGCACACCTCGCTGTCCGCCCAGGCCTGGCTGCTGAACGGCACCCCGCTGGGCCTCGCCGCCCTGCTCCTGGTGGCCGGCAGCCTGGCCGACGACTACGGGCGCCGCCGGCTCTTCGTCTCCGGCACGCTGGCCCTCGGCGTCACCACCGTCCTGGGCGCCTTCGCGTCCACGACCTGGCTGTTCACGCTGGCCCGCGTCGCCCAGGGCGCGGCGAGCGCGGCCCTGCTGGCCAGCAGCCTCGGCCTGCTCGTCCACGCCTTCCCCACTCCGGCCGGGCGGCTGCGCGCGACCGGCGTGTGGGGTGCCTTCGTGAGCGGCGGGATAGCCGTGGGCCCGGTACTCGTCGGGGCGATCCCCGACTGGCGGGTCGCGCACGGCGTCCTCGGCGCCGCCGCGCTGGTGGTGGCGGGGCTCGGCGCGCGGGCCCTGTCGGAGTCGCGCTCGCCGCGGGAGGGCCGGCCGGACTTCGCCGGGGCGCTGACGTTCGGACCGGCGCTGGTCGCGCTGGTGGCGGCGCTGACGCTGGGCCGGGACGGGTGGCTGCGGGCGCCGGTGGGCCTGCTGCTGGCGGCGGCCGTGCTTCTCGGCGCCCTGTTCGTCGTACTGGAGCGCCGTGCGGCCACCCCCATGATCGACCTGTCGCTGCTGCGCCGCCCGCTCTTCCTGGCGTCCTCCGCGGGCGGACTGTTCACCGGCCTGTCGGTGATCGGCCTCTTCAGTTTCCTGCCGACGGTGCTCCAGCGGGCGCTCGGCCTGTCCCCGCTGGACACGGCCCTGCTCTCGCTGCTCTGGGCCGGTCTCGCCTTCGCGGTGGCGCTCCAGGTCCGCCGCATCGCCCACCGCGTCTCTCCCCGCCACCAACTGGTCGTCGGTTTCGCCCTGCACGCGGTCGGCGTCCTGACCATGCTCGGCGCGGTCGGCGCGGGCTCCTGGGCCCGGCTGCTGCCCGGCCTGGTCGTGGCGGGCGTCGGCAGCGGCCTGCTGAACGCCGCGCTGCCGCTGCTCGCGGTGGAGTCGGTACCGGCGGCCCGCGCGGCGATGGGCTCGGGCGCGCAGCAGACGTTCCGCTACATCGGCTCGTGCGCCGGGGTCGCCCTGACCATCGCGATCGCGACGTCGGCGGGCAGCCCGGGGGCGGGCACGGACGTGGCGCTGTGGGTGTCGGCGGGGTTGGCGGTGGCGGCAGGGGTGCTGGTGGCGACGCTGCGGGAGCGGCACTGA